The window GTGATGGTCGATCTGCGCGGCCTTGGCGACACCGCACGCCACCGACAGGCCCTGGCCGAGCGAGCCGGCGGACACTTCGATGCCCGGCGTGTCGTGATGCGACGGGTGGCCCTGGGTGTGGCCGTCGAAGGTGCGGAATTTCATCAGGTCCCTGAGCGGGAAGTAGCCGCGCTCGGCCATCAGCGAGTAGATCACCGGCGTGACGTGGCCGATCGAAAAGTGCCAGAAGTCGCGTTCGGGCCACGACGGGTTCGCGGGATCGATGTTCAGTTCGTGGAAGAACAACGCCGTGCCGAAGTCCGAGCACGACAGCGGGCCGCCGGAATGCCCGGTCTGCGACTTGACCAGCATGGTGACGATGTCGCGGCGGATGTCGAGCGCCTTGGCCGTGAGCTTTTCCACCGGCCATTGCAGGCGCCCCTTCTGATGGGCGTCGACGAGCTCGGCGGACGGCACGGTGGGGTTCAACGGGACCTCCCGGAGGGCGCACGGCGGGCGTGCGATTCGTGCGGAAGTTAACCGCCGTCGAGGCAAGGGTCAATCGCGCGCCGTTTCACGGTCAGCGCCCGGGGTCGGCGATCGGCGTGCGCTGCACGTACAGGCGATGGCCGGGGATGACGTCCAGCGTTTCGGCGATCGCGTAGTACTTCGCCATCTCGGGAACCCATTCGGTGAACACGAAAGGCTGCCGCGAGACGTCGTGCGCCCGCTGCCAGAGCCGCATGCGATCCGGCAGGCTGAACGCCGAAGTCTGCTCGAGTGCAAGGTCCGTTCGACGCCCTTCCACCGCCTGCAGATAACGCAGCACATTCAGCTCGCTCCAGCCCGCGATCACCAGCGCGCCTCGGGGGATCCGCTCGATCGCGCTCCGGCCATAGCGCTCGGGCTCGTCGAAGCTTCGCATGCTGGGAAGCCAGCCGGCGCGCAGGCTCGGATCCTCTTCCACGACCCGGAACTTCCAGCGCGTGAACGGGTGCACCTCCGCGTATTCGCGGAGCGCGTTGGCCGTGATCGCCACCACCGCCACCGCCGCGACCGCGGCGCCGATCAGCACTCCGCGCCCCCGACCCGCCGCCATCGGCTGAACCACCTGAAGCCCGGAACCGACCCAGAAGGTGACGATCAGCAGAACGGGCAGGAGGAAGAGCTCGAGCATGGGATTTCCGGCCAGCAGAATCGCGAACGCGCTCGAGGCGATGAGCCCCAGCGCCAGCACTCGCGCGCTTCCCGGGTCGAGCCGCACGTGGCGGCGCCAGCCGAGCCAGGCCAGGAGCAAGGCGATGGGGCCCAACTCGAACACGAAGACGTCGAACCCGGCCTCCAGAGGTCGAATCAGCATGGCCCGCCACTGGATCGCCATCGGCGCCGGCGGATAGCTGTTGCGGCCGGCGATCATCCACCCCAGGCGTTTCCAGGGCGTGTCGAAATCGGGCATCGGGCGCCCGAACGGGTTCTGAACGATGCGCACCATGTCGTAGTAGTTGATCGCCGGATGGCGAACGTCGGCGATGACGAGGAACAGGTAGGGCGAGACACCGAGCAGGAATGAGCCGAGCAGCAGGAGCAGACTCGGAATCGGATGCGGATCGCGACGCCAGACGAGCATGACCAGCGACACGCCGAGCACCGCGACCAGCGGAGCGAAAATCATGTGCCCGGTGAGCGTGAGACCGAGAAGGACGCCGGCGAGCAGGGCATCGACGGGGCGCCCGCTGCGGTGGGCGGCCCAGGTCCTCCACCCCGCCAGCACCGCGAACGCGTTGGCGAGCGTGTACACCTCGGCGCGAAGTGAAGTGCGCCATGGACTGAACGCGAGGCCGAACATGCAGGCTGCCGCGACCGAGGCCGCGACGCCGATGCCCAGCTCGCCCATCAGCACGACCAGCAGCGCCCCCGTCGCGGCTCCGAAGAAGGCGCTCATCCAGTTGACGCAATAGGCAGGGCTCGCGAACCCGAGGCGGCCAAACAGCCCGCCCAGCAGCACGAAGGTGGGGTAGCCGGTGGCGTGCGGGATGCCGGCCGTCAACGCTGCGGCCTGGAGCTCCCCGCTGTCGCCGTACAGGATTCCCGGTGCAGCGGTATAGGAGTAGAGGATGAGAAAGGCGAGGAGCACGCCGCCAGCGGCGATCGCTCGAATCGACGGCCGTGGCATGGGAAGTGGCGACGACTCCAAGAGGTCGTGAGGGTGCGGATGGAGCGACCCACCCTCGGGGGGCGCGGCCGCGCCGACTCAGCTTCAAGCCTATCGAAGCCGCGCCCCCGACCTCAACTGACCCCGGAATGAGGCCCGTGCCGGTCAGACGCTTTGGAACAACCGGGTGCCGGCCATTCCCTCTCAGTGATAGATCGCCTTGATCCTCCCCCACGTGACCGGCGCGGTCGGAGTCGAGTTGCAGAGATTCGCCTCTCCGGGCGTCGGCATGCATCCGGTCCCGGTCGGCGCGGTCGAGCCGGTGTAGGGATCGAGTCCGTCGAACAGGGCCCAGTCCGGGCCGCCATCGGGCGAGCGGCCCACCGCGCGATCCGCAGCCGCTTCGTGACTGCCGAAGACATGCGAGTCCACCAGCGTCGTGTCTGAGCCGCTCACGTGCCAGAGCAGCACGGCGTCGCCGGAGTTGCCGAGCGAGAGTCCGAAGGCCGGGAAGCCGTTGGCATGCTCCCAGTCGAACGACGTCTTGCCGTAGACCACCAGGTGCCCGCCGGGCGCGAGGTCACCGGTGAATGCGTAGCGCGGAATGGAATCGCCGTCGGTGAGAAAGTACCCGTTGAGGTCGAGGGTCGCGCCGCCGGCATTGAACATCTCGACCCACTCGTCGTCGCGCGAGGAAAACGCGCCGCTTCCATCCCAGTCGCGCGCCGGGCCGGCCAGGATTTCGTTGATGACGAGCGGGGAGTCGGCGCGGGCTTCTGCAGCGATGACCGCTCCCTCGGCGATCATGATCGCAACCATCACGATGTAGCAGAACTGTTTGAGCATCGGGCGTCTCCACGGGAGCGAACCGGGAGCGGCTCGAGGGCGTGGTGGCTCGCAGGACTGCACGCGCCGTGCCCGCCGGGGAAGCGCGATACGGCGGCCATGGCGCAGCGCGAAACCGGGACGCTGTCGCTTCAGGGCACGCGACTGTCCACGGCGCGCACGATGTAGATCCAGCGCCCCGCGGCGACCTTCACCGAATCTGCGGCGCCGAGATAGGGCCGTTCGCGCTCCCCTCGCTCGGTGAAGACGATCGGCGCCGGCAATCCGTCGCGGGCGGCGAGCCAGCCGCGGACGCGCCGGTCGATGGTCTCGGGCGCGATCTGATCGAGCGTCAGATCGGGCCGCAACCCCTCCACCAGGCGCAGGTGCCGGAGCGGCGTGAAGTCGGGCCAGGAGGCGAGCAGCAGCGCGTTCCTTGGCGCCGACTCCAGCACCGATCGGCCCCACGGTGCTGCCTCGGCCGCGTGGCGCATGCCGGGAAACAGGCCGGCGTGAAGGGTCCGGTCCTCCTCGATCACCTGCCAGCCGCGCGGTCCGATCGGATGGGCGGCAGCGCTCGCGCGCAGCAGATGGGGCGGGAACACCAGCAGCGCCCAGATCGCGATGCCGGCCCACGCTCGTGCCGTGGGCGGCTCCGCCGGTCGCGAACGAGCGAAACGCTCGAGCAGTCCGTCCACCCCATCCGCCGCCAGCAGCGTTCCCAGCGCGGTCGCCGGCAGCAGGAACAGATCGAGCATTGCGCCGCGCGTGATCAGGGCGGCGAACGCCAGCGTCGCCACGATCGCCGCGGCGAGCAGCGCCGCCAAGCTTCGATCGCGGCGCCAGCGCCGCGCAAAGCCGAGTGCCGCCAGCGCCGCCGCCACCGGACCCAGCTCGAACAGGCACAGCAGCGCCGACCCATCCACGAGGCCATAGAAGATCGAGCGCGGATGGTGCTCGACCGGCAGCGGGGGATAGACGTTGCGCCCGGTGACCAGCCACCACACGCGCTGCCAGGGCGTGTCGAGCGGCGGATGATCCACTCCCATGATTGAGGCGGCGTGGCGCACCAGGTCGAGAAAGTTGGCGGGCACGCCGTGCGCGTCCATCCACACCAGCAGCAGATAGGGCGTGAGCCCGAGCAGGAAGGCGCCGAGCAAGAGCGCGAGTCCGACCGCGGCGCGAGTCGGAGATCCGGCAGGCGTTCCCGCGCCTCCCGAGAGTCCGCGCCGCCCCTCGCGCCAGGCGAGCGCGAGCCCGGCGATCGCCACCGCGGGCGCGAAGAACAGGTGCACCGTCATCACCAGGCCGAGCAGGAAGCCGGCCCCCAGCACCTCGCGCCGCGCGCCGGTCGCACGGGCGCGCAACAGCGCCCCGAGCGCAAGAAACGCCATCAGGATCGAGAGCGAATAGACCTCGGCGCGCAGCGCCACGCGCCAGAAGCTGAAGCTGAGGCCCAGGAGGCCGGCCGCGATCACCGAGCCCGCGAGCGAGACGCGCAACTCGCCGAGGCGGCGCACCATCAGCGCGAGCGCCGCCGCGCCCGCGGTCGCGCTCAGCAACGTGACGCGGAATTCGGGGGCGAACGCCGGCAGCCAGGCGAAGGCGCGGGCCGCGATCAGCCACAGCGGATAGCCCGACGAGTGGGGAATCCCGCCGAGCAGCGCCACGGTCTGGAACTCGGCGCTGTCGGCCCAGCGGAGCCCGGGCGCCGCGGTGAAGCCGTAGAGCAGCAGGAAGGCCGCCCCCACCCCGAGCGACGCGGCCGCGTGCTCGCGCGGGAGCGGCCTCTTCATCACGCGTCGGTCGGCGCCGGCGTCCGCGTCAGCCGCGCGCGCGAACCGACAGAAACTCGTTGATGGCGCCGAGCGCGAAGCGAATGTTCTCCATCGAATTCGCGTAGGAGAACCGCAGGTAGCCCTCGCCATGCACGCCGAACGAGGTGCCGGCGAGGCACGCGACCCCGGCCTCCTCGAGCAGTGCGGTCGACAGCTCCTTGCTGGTCAAGCCGGTACCGCGAATGTTGGGGAAGGCGTAGAACGCTCCGCGCGGCATGAAGCACTTGACGCCCGGGATCTTGTTCAGGCCCTCGACGATCTCGTCGCGCCGCACCTTGAATTCGGCGACCATCGCGTGCATCTCGCCCTGCGGACCGGTAAGCGCCGCCTGGCCGGCCTTCTGAATGAAGCTGGCCGTGCACGAGTTGGAATTGGTCATCAGCCGCGTGACGTGCACGGCGAGCGGCTTCGGCATGATGCCGAAGCCCAGACGCCAGCCGGTCATCGAGAAGGTCTTGGAGAATCCGTCGAGCACGATGGTGCGCTCCGCCATGCCGGGCAGGGAAGCGATCGAGAGGTGCTTCCCCTGATACTGGATGCGCGCGTAGATCTCGTCCGACAGGATCCAGAAATCATGCTTGCGCGCCAGCGCCGCGAGGGCATGCACGGTCTCGGGCTTCATCACCGCGCCGGTCGGATTGTGCGGGGAATTGATCACCAGCAGCCGGGTGCGCGAGGTGATCTTCTTCTCGAGGTCCTTGAGATCGACGTCGAACTCGTCCTCTTCCTTGAGCTGGAGCGCCACCGGGCGCGCGTTCAGGAAGTTGGCCACCGATTCGTAGATCGGGAAGCCGGGATTCGGATAGATGACCTCGTCGCCCTCTTCGAGCAGCGCGAGCATGGCGAAGAACATGATCGGCTTGGCCCCCGGCGTCACCACCACGTTGTCGGCATCGCACGGAATCGCGCGCTCGGCGCCGAACACGTCGGCGATGGTCTGGCGGAACTCCGGGAGTCCCGCCGACGGCCCGTAGTGGGTCCAGCCTTCCTCCAGCGCCTGTGCCGCGGCCTTGCGAATGAAGGCGGGCGTATCGAAGTCGGGCTCGCCGATCTCGAGATGAACGACCTTCTTGCCCGTCGCCTCCAGCGCACGGGCGCGCGCCAGCACCTCGAAAGCGGTCTCCGTGCCCAGCCGGGTCATGCGCTTCGCGAACGTCATGCCTCTCTCCTCAGGATGTCGCGCCCTTCAAGCGCGCGCTTCGTGCCCAGCGTAGCGACCATTGCGTGCGCGACGGCGGCCTCGCCGCCGCGGTGTAACTCCAGCCGGCCCGCATGCGTCCCGCCGGGCCCGGCAGATTCAGCTCCACTCGCGTTCGCTCGCCGACCCCCGACAGGGCGCGCAACACCACGCGATCACTGTCGAATTCCGGCAGCCTGAGACTCTCGCCCGACCCCGATCGAAACACCGCGTGCTCGATGCGAAGCCGCGCGCCGTGGGGCCCAAGCCCCTCGACGGCGGCGCGGCTCATCCCCCGCGCCGGTTCACGCGCGAACGCCTCGCCGCCCCAGGCTTCGAGGCGCATCTCGAGGCGCACGTGCTCCGAGCCGCCTCGCCACTCTCCCCACCAGCCCTGGCGCATGCCGCGTGGCGCGGCACCCTCGCGGCGCACCCCGTGCTGCTCTTCGACACCGAGCCTCAGCACGGCATGGTGATCCAAACGGAACCCCACTTCAAGCACCGCACGCGCGCCCGTGCCGCCCGATCCGAAGCGCCACAGAGCGGCCGCGGCGCGTGGCCGAATGAAATTCAGCCCCCGCTCCCAGCTCACTCCGAGCGCCTGGGAAGGGCCGCTGCGAGACGGCGCCAGCAGCGACCGGAAGCCTCCTGATCCGGCGCGTGCGGACACTCCCAGGCGTCCGCTCGGGCGCGACACCAGCGCCGACAACTCGCCGCGCCAGCGCCCGGCGCGATCCCCCGCCAGCTCGGCCCCGAGCGAATCGGATTCGAGCGAGAGCCCGGCTCCCGCGAGGCCTGCGTGCGTCGCGGCCGCGCTCAAGCCCGCGATCCCGGCGCCGACCCGCATCGCCGCCACGTCGCGGCGGGCAAAGCGGCCGGCCAGCGCCTCGAGTCGGACCGGTCCGCCGGCCTCGGCCCAGGCGACGTCGCCGCGCGGCCCGGTCCGCAGGCGGTCCTCGCTCTCGACGCGGGCATCGCTCCACGGCGCCCGCGGCGAGCCCACCAGCCAGCCGCGCCCCCACTGCGGCGCGTTGCGGCCGACGCGCCAGGCGAAGGTTTCCGAGCGCCCGCCGACGTCGGCGCCATCGAGCGGATCGTCGCCGCCTTCGCGCAGCGTGCCGTCGAGATCCGCGCCGCTGAAACGGAGTGCGCGCGCTCTCCGCACCGTCGAGTTCCCGCGCCCGTCGAGCCCGAGCTCCACCTCGACGCTTCCCGCGGCCATCGAATCGGCGCGCTCGTACGTCACGTCGGTGTTGTCGGGAGCGTCGACCGGCGGATCGATTTCATCGGCGAGCGCGAGCGCCGCGGCGAATGGCAGCGCGAGCGCCGCGGCGAGCGGCAGCGCGAGCGCGAATGCCGGCGCCAGGGCCGCGGCGCGCGCGTTCACGAGTCCGGCCGGCGCCGCTCGAGGGCGAGGCTCATCCGCACCGTCGGCGCGAGCACCGGGTGGCCGTCCACCTGGCTCGCGACGCGGAGCGCGCCGACCGTGGCCTCGATCCCCACACCTCCTCGCAGCGGCTGGTCGCGCAGCTCGGTCCACGCCGTGATGCCGGCGAGCGCGAGCGACAGCCGTGCAGCGTGCGCCGCGGGCTCGACGATTCCCTGGCGGGGCGCCTCGCGCTCGAGCCCGAGCGCCACGCCGCCGGCCGCCCACTCGACCCCCGCCGTGAGCCCGCGCGGCAGCGGCGGACTCTCGCCGGCGAGGAACGCCTGCGGCGCGCTGGCCCAGATTCGCATGGGCCCGAGGCTCATCCAGCCGCCCATGCCGGTCTCGACGCCGACCGCGGGCAGCTCCACCGGCGATTCGTGATCCCGGCGCACGACCGCGCGCGCCGCGGCGCCCGCGACGCGGTCGGCGATTCCGAGCGCGAGGCCCGCGGCGTTCCAGCCCAGCGCGTCGTCGCCGGCGCTCGCGACTCCGGCCTCGGCCGCGACACCGCGGAAGGCGCCGCCCGCGATCAGCGAGCGCGCGGTCATGGCCAGCGGCCAGCGCGTGAGGAGCGTCGCCAGCGACGCGCCGGTGGCGCCATTCGGCAGCGCGCGCTCGAGCAGCGCTCCGGGGCCGAGCGTGGCGCGCGAAGTGGGAGCGGCGAACTCCTGCGCGATCGCGACCGCCGGCAGCGCCATGGCGAGCATCGCGAGCACCGAGGCCGTGGTCACGGCGCCGGCGCCACGACCCGGAGCGCACGCGTCTCGGTGAGTCGCTCACCGCCGCTTTCGGCCAGCGCCTGGAGCGAGGCCCAGAAGAAGCCGGGCGGCGCGGCCCCGAGCGACAGGTCGCGCACGCCGCGCCCGGCGGTCGAGATCTCGGGGAGGAGCGTGGCGACGCGGCGACCGTTGAGATCGTACAGCGTGACGCTCACCCGGGCGCGCGGCCACGGCAGGGACCATTCGAGATGGAGCGAGCCGGTCGGGCCCACCCGCGCCGGCGAGAGCGCGAAATGGCCGGCGACCGGCGGCAACGCCCGCGGCGGCTGGAGCGGGCTGCCGCGCGGATCGAGTGAGGGCTGCCAGAGTCCGTCGCGGCGCTCGATCGGCACCCCGGCCGGAACTCCGGATGCGCGGTAGGGGACGCGATCGCTCACCACGTCGTCGGCCTCGCGCAGCGTCGCGATGTCGGCGATGCCGGCGTCGTC of the Candidatus Sulfotelmatobacter sp. genome contains:
- a CDS encoding pyridoxal phosphate-dependent aminotransferase yields the protein MTFAKRMTRLGTETAFEVLARARALEATGKKVVHLEIGEPDFDTPAFIRKAAAQALEEGWTHYGPSAGLPEFRQTIADVFGAERAIPCDADNVVVTPGAKPIMFFAMLALLEEGDEVIYPNPGFPIYESVANFLNARPVALQLKEEDEFDVDLKDLEKKITSRTRLLVINSPHNPTGAVMKPETVHALAALARKHDFWILSDEIYARIQYQGKHLSIASLPGMAERTIVLDGFSKTFSMTGWRLGFGIMPKPLAVHVTRLMTNSNSCTASFIQKAGQAALTGPQGEMHAMVAEFKVRRDEIVEGLNKIPGVKCFMPRGAFYAFPNIRGTGLTSKELSTALLEEAGVACLAGTSFGVHGEGYLRFSYANSMENIRFALGAINEFLSVRARG
- a CDS encoding lamin tail domain-containing protein, producing the protein MLKQFCYIVMVAIMIAEGAVIAAEARADSPLVINEILAGPARDWDGSGAFSSRDDEWVEMFNAGGATLDLNGYFLTDGDSIPRYAFTGDLAPGGHLVVYGKTSFDWEHANGFPAFGLSLGNSGDAVLLWHVSGSDTTLVDSHVFGSHEAAADRAVGRSPDGGPDWALFDGLDPYTGSTAPTGTGCMPTPGEANLCNSTPTAPVTWGRIKAIYH
- a CDS encoding DUF2723 domain-containing protein, translating into MKRPLPREHAAASLGVGAAFLLLYGFTAAPGLRWADSAEFQTVALLGGIPHSSGYPLWLIAARAFAWLPAFAPEFRVTLLSATAGAAALALMVRRLGELRVSLAGSVIAAGLLGLSFSFWRVALRAEVYSLSILMAFLALGALLRARATGARREVLGAGFLLGLVMTVHLFFAPAVAIAGLALAWREGRRGLSGGAGTPAGSPTRAAVGLALLLGAFLLGLTPYLLLVWMDAHGVPANFLDLVRHAASIMGVDHPPLDTPWQRVWWLVTGRNVYPPLPVEHHPRSIFYGLVDGSALLCLFELGPVAAALAALGFARRWRRDRSLAALLAAAIVATLAFAALITRGAMLDLFLLPATALGTLLAADGVDGLLERFARSRPAEPPTARAWAGIAIWALLVFPPHLLRASAAAHPIGPRGWQVIEEDRTLHAGLFPGMRHAAEAAPWGRSVLESAPRNALLLASWPDFTPLRHLRLVEGLRPDLTLDQIAPETIDRRVRGWLAARDGLPAPIVFTERGERERPYLGAADSVKVAAGRWIYIVRAVDSRVP
- a CDS encoding transketolase, which translates into the protein MNPTVPSAELVDAHQKGRLQWPVEKLTAKALDIRRDIVTMLVKSQTGHSGGPLSCSDFGTALFFHELNIDPANPSWPERDFWHFSIGHVTPVIYSLMAERGYFPLRDLMKFRTFDGHTQGHPSHHDTPGIEVSAGSLGQGLSVACGVAKAAQIDHHPRRVYCVMGDGEQQEGQIWEAAMFAAHYRLDNLCAIIDYNRKQIDGDVEDVMGIKPLDAKWRSFNWNVIECNGHDIPDVLRAFAEARAFKGRPSVILAHTAMGQGVSFMADDYRWHGKPPKPDQGEVALKELGTNYAEWSARLLGH
- a CDS encoding DUF2723 domain-containing protein, whose product is MPRPSIRAIAAGGVLLAFLILYSYTAAPGILYGDSGELQAAALTAGIPHATGYPTFVLLGGLFGRLGFASPAYCVNWMSAFFGAATGALLVVLMGELGIGVAASVAAACMFGLAFSPWRTSLRAEVYTLANAFAVLAGWRTWAAHRSGRPVDALLAGVLLGLTLTGHMIFAPLVAVLGVSLVMLVWRRDPHPIPSLLLLLGSFLLGVSPYLFLVIADVRHPAINYYDMVRIVQNPFGRPMPDFDTPWKRLGWMIAGRNSYPPAPMAIQWRAMLIRPLEAGFDVFVFELGPIALLLAWLGWRRHVRLDPGSARVLALGLIASSAFAILLAGNPMLELFLLPVLLIVTFWVGSGLQVVQPMAAGRGRGVLIGAAVAAVAVVAITANALREYAEVHPFTRWKFRVVEEDPSLRAGWLPSMRSFDEPERYGRSAIERIPRGALVIAGWSELNVLRYLQAVEGRRTDLALEQTSAFSLPDRMRLWQRAHDVSRQPFVFTEWVPEMAKYYAIAETLDVIPGHRLYVQRTPIADPGR